One genomic segment of Pelagerythrobacter marensis includes these proteins:
- a CDS encoding CehA/McbA family metallohydrolase has product MVMRSGNRVPAFGPALMLAVLAAPVLVGMPAPAFAEDQPAARDRGLPSRDVDLRLTGTITGADHQSYKRVPFPVPEGVDRLVVAFDYDGREDKTVIDLGIEDMHGFRGASGGNKPHFTIARSDATPSYLAGPIDGGEWALALAIPNIRQGVTSRWRARIWFLHGAEAQMPPPPTEGRGPGWYRGDLHMHTGHSDASCDSDAGRRVPCPLFRTVEAAKARGLDFIAVTEHNTSSHANALFEVQDYFDRMLLIPGREITTFFGHFNVFGITSPIDYRITRGGPVTFDTIADRVHDLGGIVSINHPGLPSGEICMGCGWTMDGVDYAKADAIELVNGASLASADRDAEGIVSAIPFWTQRLSDGYTMAPLGGSDNHDPDGEGLRAVGTPLTVIEAADLTPQALFQGIREGRSFIVVDPSIAPLHVDFVAVADGQTAQMGGALRSTNPTVRLNPDVTAPAGSVIQFYRGEQRIAELALADAEKGVDVDLGAGFHPVHLRIRSAAGALLAIGNAVQIEIEARPDEAPLTR; this is encoded by the coding sequence ATGGTAATGCGTTCCGGGAATAGAGTGCCGGCCTTCGGGCCGGCACTCATGCTCGCGGTGCTGGCTGCGCCGGTGCTGGTGGGTATGCCTGCACCTGCCTTCGCGGAAGATCAGCCTGCCGCGCGGGACAGGGGCCTGCCTTCGCGCGATGTCGATCTGCGCCTGACCGGCACGATCACTGGCGCCGATCACCAGAGTTACAAGCGCGTCCCGTTCCCGGTCCCGGAAGGGGTGGATCGCCTGGTCGTCGCCTTCGATTACGATGGGCGGGAGGACAAGACCGTCATCGATCTCGGCATAGAGGATATGCATGGTTTTCGCGGCGCGAGTGGAGGCAACAAGCCGCATTTCACCATCGCGCGCAGCGATGCGACCCCGTCCTATCTCGCAGGTCCGATCGATGGTGGCGAATGGGCCCTCGCACTCGCGATACCCAATATCCGGCAGGGTGTGACATCCCGATGGCGTGCGCGCATCTGGTTCCTGCACGGTGCCGAGGCGCAGATGCCACCGCCACCCACCGAGGGGCGCGGCCCCGGCTGGTATCGCGGTGATCTGCATATGCACACCGGCCATAGCGATGCCTCTTGCGACAGCGACGCCGGCCGTCGGGTGCCGTGCCCGTTGTTCCGCACGGTCGAAGCAGCGAAAGCTCGCGGGCTGGATTTCATCGCCGTCACCGAACACAATACCTCCAGCCACGCCAATGCACTGTTCGAAGTGCAGGACTATTTCGATCGCATGTTGCTGATCCCGGGCCGCGAGATCACCACATTCTTCGGCCATTTCAACGTCTTCGGAATCACCAGCCCGATCGATTACCGTATCACCAGGGGCGGTCCGGTCACGTTCGACACGATTGCCGATAGAGTTCATGATCTGGGCGGTATCGTATCGATCAACCATCCAGGTCTTCCCAGCGGAGAAATCTGCATGGGCTGCGGCTGGACGATGGATGGCGTCGATTATGCCAAAGCCGATGCGATCGAGCTGGTGAACGGGGCGTCGCTGGCATCGGCAGACCGGGATGCCGAAGGGATCGTATCTGCCATCCCCTTCTGGACCCAACGGCTTTCCGATGGCTACACGATGGCGCCGCTGGGCGGCAGCGACAATCACGATCCCGATGGAGAGGGGCTTCGCGCAGTCGGTACGCCGCTGACCGTGATCGAGGCGGCTGACCTCACGCCGCAGGCCCTGTTCCAGGGGATTCGCGAGGGCCGCAGTTTCATCGTCGTCGACCCTTCGATCGCGCCGCTCCATGTCGACTTTGTCGCTGTTGCCGATGGGCAGACGGCCCAGATGGGCGGGGCTCTGCGATCGACGAATCCGACGGTAAGATTGAACCCCGATGTCACGGCGCCTGCCGGCAGCGTGATCCAGTTCTACCGCGGCGAGCAGCGAATTGCGGAACTGGCGCTGGCGGACGCGGAGAAGGGGGTTGATGTCGATCTGGGCGCCGGCTTTCATCCCGTGCATCTGCGGATCAGATCGGCGGCCGG
- a CDS encoding TonB-dependent receptor produces the protein MATPAWAQDGAPVADAREEPEAEGQRGSEFDEIIVTGRAGTSDLRKAEASYAVTTLSDEALRITNPSSAAETFKMVPGFWVESSGGEGSNNVRARGIPTDGYSSVALQENGISVQYDGGLGYLNADQSFRFDETIARVEAVRGGPASIYAPNAPGGVVNFITRKGSENPGGLVKYTWGNYGLNRLDAYYGTSLGDNWGVFVGGFYRQSDGMRDMGFKAEKGGQIRGTIDYNDGRNSFALDIKHIDDKVPFYLPVPLTYDADGDIADVPGFDSRSDTLAGGDTRRVDILNVGQPYDFDLSEGTHTQLTQVTLTGSLALSDTLTLESRTRYKDADILRNAVFPTGNVTPLDEYLASLSGALAAFPGATELRAQYASDGSVLTSTTNGNGLLIGGNLLSVSVPIEEIITDNRLVAEIEAGGIHNLALGFTYGSADFRFDRYMGTSLLDVQGNARFVDVVALDANGDVVGSVTDNGFLRYGSIYDNVSMGAENIAIYGGDEWQITPELRLDAAARWERTNINGVVAQKTTVSLGDDTNLADDNVLTGSGAFTPVDRSFDDWGWTIGANYQFTRYAGVFARYTDTFRLPSAGEYNGNPERTDQRSIPIKMAELGFKYGSPVFDLFATAFYSKFEGVRFTNYRFNEETNQYDDPQVVIADTETLGIELEALVKPADFFDFAVQATWQDPQYKGFTYTDQAGNLIDYDGNQLIRVPKLALRAVPGVNLFDGRLRAELEVEHYSDRYPDIANNQTLPSYTQLNINVRGELTENLVLGLNVTNLTDELGLTEGNPRAGSFDSGDANADYFLARPVFGRTIRASLGFKF, from the coding sequence TTGGCCACGCCAGCTTGGGCGCAAGATGGCGCCCCTGTCGCCGATGCTCGGGAAGAACCAGAGGCCGAAGGGCAGCGCGGTAGCGAGTTTGACGAGATCATCGTGACCGGCCGCGCCGGCACCTCCGATCTGCGCAAGGCCGAAGCGAGCTACGCCGTGACGACACTGAGCGACGAGGCATTGCGGATCACGAATCCATCGTCGGCAGCGGAAACCTTCAAGATGGTGCCCGGCTTCTGGGTGGAATCGTCCGGCGGCGAAGGGTCGAACAATGTGCGCGCCCGCGGCATCCCGACCGATGGCTATTCCTCGGTCGCGCTGCAGGAAAACGGCATCTCGGTGCAATACGATGGCGGTCTCGGCTATCTCAACGCCGACCAGTCCTTTCGCTTCGACGAGACCATTGCCCGCGTCGAGGCGGTGCGTGGTGGCCCGGCATCGATCTATGCACCGAATGCGCCGGGCGGTGTGGTCAATTTCATTACCCGCAAGGGAAGCGAGAATCCCGGCGGGCTGGTGAAGTACACCTGGGGCAATTACGGCCTCAACCGTCTCGACGCCTATTACGGGACCAGTCTTGGCGACAACTGGGGCGTGTTCGTTGGCGGTTTCTACCGCCAGAGCGACGGGATGCGCGACATGGGCTTCAAGGCCGAGAAGGGCGGCCAGATCCGGGGCACGATCGACTACAACGATGGCCGCAACAGTTTCGCGCTCGACATCAAGCACATCGACGACAAGGTGCCGTTCTACCTGCCTGTGCCGCTGACTTACGATGCCGATGGTGACATCGCCGATGTACCGGGTTTCGATTCTCGCTCGGACACGCTTGCGGGGGGCGATACGAGGCGCGTCGACATCCTCAACGTTGGCCAGCCTTACGATTTCGATCTGTCGGAAGGCACGCATACTCAATTGACCCAGGTCACCCTGACCGGGTCGCTGGCATTGAGCGACACTCTGACGCTGGAATCGCGGACTCGCTACAAGGATGCGGATATCCTGCGCAACGCCGTGTTCCCCACCGGCAACGTCACGCCCCTGGATGAATACCTTGCCTCGCTGTCCGGCGCGCTGGCGGCATTCCCCGGCGCGACCGAGTTGCGGGCCCAGTATGCCAGCGACGGTTCGGTCCTGACGTCCACGACCAACGGCAATGGCCTGCTGATCGGCGGCAATCTGCTGTCGGTCTCGGTCCCGATCGAGGAGATCATCACCGACAACCGCCTCGTCGCCGAAATCGAAGCGGGCGGGATACATAACCTGGCGCTGGGCTTCACCTATGGCAGCGCGGATTTCCGCTTCGACCGCTACATGGGCACGTCGCTGCTCGATGTGCAGGGCAACGCCCGGTTCGTCGATGTCGTGGCGCTCGATGCGAACGGCGATGTTGTCGGATCGGTCACCGACAACGGCTTCCTGCGCTATGGTTCGATCTACGACAATGTCTCGATGGGAGCCGAAAACATCGCGATCTATGGCGGTGACGAATGGCAGATCACCCCGGAACTGCGCCTCGATGCCGCTGCGCGCTGGGAAAGGACGAATATCAACGGCGTCGTTGCGCAGAAGACGACGGTGAGCCTCGGCGACGATACCAATCTGGCAGACGATAACGTGCTGACGGGGAGCGGCGCCTTCACTCCGGTCGACCGCTCTTTCGACGACTGGGGCTGGACGATCGGCGCGAACTATCAGTTTACCCGCTATGCCGGCGTTTTCGCACGCTACACCGACACGTTCCGCCTACCGAGTGCGGGCGAGTACAATGGCAATCCCGAGCGGACCGATCAGCGTTCCATTCCGATCAAGATGGCGGAACTCGGTTTCAAGTACGGTAGCCCGGTTTTCGATCTGTTTGCGACCGCGTTCTATTCGAAGTTCGAAGGCGTTCGCTTCACCAACTACCGCTTCAACGAAGAGACCAATCAGTATGACGATCCGCAGGTCGTGATCGCCGATACCGAAACCCTGGGCATCGAACTGGAAGCCTTGGTGAAGCCGGCCGATTTCTTCGATTTCGCCGTGCAGGCCACGTGGCAGGATCCGCAGTACAAGGGGTTCACCTATACCGACCAGGCCGGCAACCTGATCGACTACGACGGCAACCAGCTGATCCGCGTGCCCAAGCTGGCCCTGCGCGCGGTCCCGGGCGTCAACCTGTTCGACGGCCGGCTGCGCGCCGAGCTTGAGGTCGAGCACTATTCGGACCGCTATCCCGATATCGCCAATAACCAGACGCTGCCGTCCTACACGCAGTTGAACATCAATGTGCGCGGCGAATTGACGGAGAATCTCGTGCTTGGTCTGAACGTCACGAACCTGACCGACGAGCTGGGCCTGACCGAAGGCAATCCGCGTGCCGGATCGTTCGACTCAGGCGATGCCAACGCGGATTACTTCCTGGCTCGCCCCGTGTTCGGCCGCACGATCCGGGCATCGCTGGGCTTCAAGTTCTGA
- a CDS encoding FecR family protein → MPQDAKARDEIAARAADWLVRLDAGSVDPAEFEAWRSSDPRHASAFAQLAGTWKRSGELRWVSAEAPTDGDQDIAPAEERQRSGMNRRVAVTGLAAGLAAIVAGGGVWLHTRRETAATGIGERRLVRLPGGALANLNTDTEIAWHMGDILEIWVEKGEAAFRLSGGEAGRAILHAATIRAELVAGSYNLRLFDRGPRLAVMTGVAIVSGAGELAQTLRANEVLIGNASGFAKTALSSEDREQADAWQRGEIIFDGMELAAALDEFNRYLTRPIRLADPSIGAVRLGGRFHVDDPAGFLQSLNDGFGIRSRREDAAILLYQQ, encoded by the coding sequence ATGCCGCAAGATGCGAAAGCTCGGGATGAAATAGCGGCAAGAGCCGCAGACTGGCTGGTTCGGCTGGATGCCGGTTCGGTCGATCCTGCCGAATTCGAAGCATGGCGAAGCAGCGATCCGCGTCACGCGTCCGCATTCGCGCAACTCGCGGGAACATGGAAACGCTCGGGCGAATTGCGCTGGGTTTCGGCAGAAGCGCCGACAGATGGCGATCAGGACATTGCCCCGGCGGAAGAACGGCAACGTTCCGGCATGAACCGGCGGGTGGCCGTGACAGGCCTTGCTGCCGGTCTTGCGGCCATAGTCGCCGGTGGGGGGGTATGGCTGCACACGCGGCGCGAAACTGCCGCGACCGGCATTGGCGAGCGACGCCTAGTGCGCTTGCCGGGCGGTGCGCTCGCCAACCTCAACACCGATACCGAGATCGCCTGGCACATGGGCGATATTCTGGAAATCTGGGTCGAGAAAGGCGAAGCGGCATTTCGCCTCTCCGGTGGGGAGGCAGGACGCGCCATATTGCATGCCGCCACGATCCGCGCCGAACTTGTTGCCGGCAGCTACAACTTGCGGTTGTTCGACAGGGGGCCGCGCCTGGCGGTGATGACCGGTGTCGCCATTGTCAGCGGTGCGGGCGAACTCGCCCAAACGCTGCGGGCGAACGAGGTGTTGATCGGCAATGCATCGGGGTTCGCCAAAACGGCATTGAGCAGCGAAGACCGCGAGCAGGCCGATGCTTGGCAACGCGGCGAGATCATCTTCGATGGCATGGAGCTGGCCGCTGCGCTGGACGAGTTCAATCGCTATCTGACACGGCCGATCCGGCTGGCCGATCCTTCGATTGGCGCGGTCCGGCTGGGTGGACGGTTCCATGTCGACGATCCTGCGGGTTTTCTGCAAAGTCTGAACGACGGTTTCGGCATCCGAAGTCGCCGCGAGGATGCGGCTATCTTACTCTATCAACAGTAG
- a CDS encoding RNA polymerase sigma factor produces the protein MDRVFVYQARHRAYAARLAGDQDAAEDLVQEAYARLFRLENWAEIANPHAFTMRIIHNEAVERFRKARLVQLDQSLSLQALEPVDDQPLPDRVAIARDDLRRLAGCFDSLPARCREAVKLRKIDNLPPREVAAKMDISVSTLEKHLSKGLRLLAKWHSATGPGIDETGATESARECRKMRKLGMK, from the coding sequence GTGGACCGGGTCTTCGTCTATCAGGCCAGGCACCGGGCTTATGCGGCGCGGCTGGCAGGGGACCAGGACGCGGCAGAGGACCTCGTGCAGGAAGCGTATGCCCGGCTGTTCCGGCTGGAGAACTGGGCCGAGATTGCCAATCCGCATGCTTTCACCATGCGCATCATCCACAACGAAGCGGTTGAACGCTTTCGCAAGGCGCGACTGGTGCAGCTCGATCAATCCCTCTCGCTGCAGGCGCTCGAACCGGTGGACGATCAGCCTTTGCCGGATCGCGTCGCCATTGCGCGTGACGACCTGCGCCGCCTGGCCGGATGTTTTGACAGCCTGCCAGCGCGCTGTCGCGAAGCTGTCAAACTACGAAAAATCGACAATCTTCCACCACGCGAAGTAGCGGCAAAGATGGACATTTCCGTCTCGACCTTGGAGAAACATTTGTCCAAGGGTCTCCGCCTGCTTGCCAAATGGCATTCCGCCACCGGCCCGGGCATTGACGAAACAGGCGCAACGGAATCCGCTCGCGAATGCCGCAAGATGCGAAAGCTCGGGATGAAATAG
- a CDS encoding virginiamycin B lyase family protein, which yields MLKILNRCAIPVLAIALSMPAAAIASDSDTSSTISAPQADLDIREWQVPWDETRPRDPYAISAEEVWFVGQRGDYAARFNPRTEEFSRIDLEAGAGPHNLIVADDGTIWYAGNRAAHIGRIDPATGTIEKIAMPDEAARDPHTLVFDEAGDIWFTVQGGNFMGKLDTATHDVQLIEVPTPRARPYGIEVAADGTVWAVLLGTNKLASIDPKTMELTEYDLPRAEARPRRMGITGDGRIWYVDYAKGKLGAYSPTSGTFEEWDAPAGEASRPYGMAIDGDDRIWFVETGVEPNRFVGFDPAKREYFAVDAVPSGGGTIRHMHYHEPTNAIWFGADTNTIGRLALD from the coding sequence ATGTTGAAGATACTGAACAGATGCGCGATCCCGGTCCTGGCAATTGCCCTGTCGATGCCCGCTGCCGCGATCGCTTCCGACAGCGATACGTCGTCGACAATCTCGGCCCCACAGGCCGATCTCGATATTCGGGAATGGCAGGTCCCGTGGGACGAGACACGGCCGCGCGATCCCTATGCGATATCGGCAGAAGAAGTGTGGTTCGTCGGTCAGCGCGGCGATTATGCGGCCAGGTTCAATCCCCGCACCGAAGAATTCTCGCGGATAGATCTCGAAGCAGGCGCCGGGCCGCACAACCTGATTGTCGCCGACGACGGCACGATCTGGTACGCGGGCAATCGGGCCGCGCACATCGGCCGGATCGATCCGGCGACCGGGACAATCGAAAAGATTGCCATGCCCGACGAGGCTGCCCGCGATCCGCACACGCTGGTGTTCGACGAAGCCGGCGACATCTGGTTCACCGTCCAGGGCGGCAACTTCATGGGCAAGCTCGACACGGCGACGCACGATGTGCAGCTGATCGAAGTGCCGACACCGCGCGCACGCCCTTACGGCATAGAGGTCGCGGCTGACGGCACGGTATGGGCGGTTCTTCTCGGCACGAACAAGCTTGCTTCCATCGATCCGAAAACGATGGAGCTGACCGAATACGATCTACCCCGTGCCGAAGCACGCCCGCGCCGCATGGGCATAACCGGGGACGGGCGGATCTGGTATGTCGATTATGCCAAGGGCAAGCTCGGCGCCTATTCGCCCACTTCAGGCACGTTCGAGGAATGGGACGCCCCTGCGGGCGAAGCATCGCGCCCTTACGGAATGGCAATCGACGGCGACGACCGGATCTGGTTCGTCGAAACCGGGGTGGAGCCCAATCGTTTCGTCGGCTTCGATCCGGCGAAGCGCGAGTACTTTGCCGTCGACGCCGTGCCATCGGGCGGTGGGACGATCCGGCACATGCACTATCACGAACCGACCAACGCGATCTGGTTCGGCGCCGATACCAACACGATCGGTCGTCTGGCCCTTGACTAG
- a CDS encoding choice-of-anchor V domain-containing protein, producing the protein MTRLALVPLAAAALLPVAAAALPDGAPWPTAQHRSDACASCHFGAAPVESSTAFSVEGLDGPLQVGRTYTVHLRFSPDDGAVAGFLASFDSEDDGAGAVIAADGLESKGAAVRSTAVKTLAQGSTAWTFDWTAPDRQGPVTLLIAANAANDDASPFGDTIHYASVPLEVQ; encoded by the coding sequence TTGACTAGACTGGCCCTGGTTCCGCTGGCGGCGGCGGCACTTCTTCCCGTCGCTGCCGCCGCTTTGCCCGATGGCGCGCCCTGGCCGACGGCCCAGCACCGAAGCGATGCCTGCGCCAGTTGCCATTTCGGCGCAGCGCCGGTGGAAAGTTCCACTGCGTTCAGTGTCGAAGGGCTGGACGGGCCATTGCAGGTCGGCCGGACATATACTGTCCACCTGCGCTTTTCCCCTGACGACGGGGCTGTCGCGGGGTTCCTCGCCTCCTTCGATAGCGAGGATGACGGGGCGGGTGCGGTGATTGCCGCAGACGGCCTGGAAAGCAAAGGCGCGGCGGTCCGTTCGACAGCGGTCAAGACGCTGGCGCAAGGCAGCACGGCCTGGACGTTCGACTGGACCGCGCCGGACAGGCAGGGCCCCGTCACGCTGTTGATTGCCGCAAATGCCGCGAACGACGATGCCTCCCCCTTCGGCGACACGATCCATTATGCATCGGTGCCGCTGGAAGTGCAGTAG
- the arsH gene encoding arsenical resistance protein ArsH codes for MERLRTLPDPDNLPALRRDYVRQNPALGLGKLDPPPRILLLYGSLRARSYSRLAVEEAARLLRLFGCETRIFDPSDLPLPDQVEDDDHPAVHELREHSLWSEGQVWCSPERHGQITGIMKAQIDHLPLAYKGLRPTQGRTLAVMQVCAGSQSFNTINTLRVLGRWMRMVTIPNQSSVAKAFQEFDEHGRMKPSSYYDRIVDVMEELVRFTVLLRPHAQQMVDRYSERKERDEPVETYVEQAKLVKD; via the coding sequence ATGGAGCGTCTCCGCACACTACCCGATCCCGACAACCTGCCCGCTCTTCGCCGGGACTATGTCCGGCAGAACCCGGCGCTGGGGCTGGGGAAACTGGACCCGCCGCCGCGCATTCTGCTGCTTTACGGATCATTGCGTGCGCGATCCTATTCCCGGCTGGCGGTAGAGGAGGCGGCGCGGCTGTTGCGCCTGTTCGGCTGCGAGACGCGAATATTCGATCCGTCCGATCTGCCGCTGCCGGATCAGGTGGAGGACGATGATCATCCGGCGGTGCACGAGCTTCGCGAACACTCGCTCTGGTCCGAAGGGCAGGTCTGGTGCAGCCCCGAACGCCACGGCCAGATCACCGGAATCATGAAGGCGCAGATCGATCATCTGCCGCTTGCCTACAAGGGACTGCGCCCCACCCAGGGCAGAACCCTGGCGGTGATGCAGGTTTGCGCCGGATCGCAGTCGTTCAACACGATCAACACGCTTCGCGTTCTTGGCCGGTGGATGCGCATGGTCACGATTCCCAATCAGTCGAGCGTCGCCAAGGCGTTTCAGGAATTCGACGAGCACGGGCGGATGAAGCCATCGAGCTATTACGACCGGATCGTGGACGTGATGGAAGAACTGGTCCGCTTTACCGTTCTGCTGCGCCCGCATGCCCAGCAAATGGTCGATCGCTATTCCGAGCGTAAGGAGCGGGACGAACCTGTCGAGACATACGTCGAACAGGCGAAGCTTGTGAAAGACTGA
- the arsB gene encoding ACR3 family arsenite efflux transporter, whose protein sequence is MSRETATPAAVQSPLGSFERFLSVWVAVAIAAGIALGLVAPGVVGILSSLEFASVNLVVAILIWAMIYPMMVSVDFTSIRDVGKRPKGLVITLVVNWLIKPFTMAALAVLFFDYLYTGLISEGAADQYIAGLILLGAAPCTAMVFVWSQLTRGDPAYTLVQVSVNDLIMIVAFAPIVALLLGVTEIEVPWQTLLLSVGLYVVIPLAAGAFTRHRLVASHGGDEAAVEPFIARLKPWSIVGLLATVVLLFAFQAETIVSNPLLIVLIAVPIVIQSYGIFALAYAAAKAWKVPHNIAAPCAMIGTSNFFELAVAVAIGLFGLSSGAALATVVGVLVEVPVMLSLVAYANRTRDRFPES, encoded by the coding sequence ATGTCTCGTGAAACCGCGACCCCGGCGGCGGTGCAGTCGCCGCTGGGCTCTTTCGAACGCTTCCTGTCGGTCTGGGTGGCCGTGGCAATCGCTGCGGGCATCGCCCTCGGCCTGGTCGCTCCCGGCGTGGTGGGCATACTGTCCAGCCTCGAGTTTGCTTCGGTCAATCTCGTCGTCGCGATCCTGATCTGGGCGATGATCTATCCGATGATGGTCAGCGTGGATTTCACCAGCATCCGCGACGTCGGCAAACGTCCCAAGGGCCTCGTCATCACCCTGGTCGTGAACTGGTTGATCAAACCGTTCACGATGGCGGCGCTCGCGGTGCTGTTCTTCGACTATCTCTATACGGGTCTGATCAGCGAAGGGGCTGCCGATCAGTATATCGCCGGGCTCATCCTACTGGGGGCTGCGCCATGCACTGCGATGGTCTTCGTGTGGTCGCAGCTCACCCGCGGCGATCCCGCCTACACGCTGGTCCAGGTATCGGTGAACGATCTCATCATGATCGTCGCCTTCGCCCCCATCGTCGCCTTGCTTCTCGGAGTGACGGAGATCGAGGTGCCGTGGCAGACCCTGCTGCTTTCGGTCGGGCTCTATGTCGTGATTCCTCTGGCCGCTGGCGCCTTTACGCGGCACCGGCTGGTCGCGAGCCACGGCGGCGATGAAGCGGCCGTCGAACCGTTCATTGCCCGCCTCAAGCCATGGTCGATCGTCGGTCTTCTGGCGACCGTAGTGCTGCTGTTCGCCTTTCAGGCGGAAACGATCGTTTCCAATCCCTTGCTGATCGTGCTGATCGCGGTCCCGATCGTGATCCAGTCCTACGGCATTTTCGCCCTGGCCTATGCGGCTGCCAAGGCGTGGAAGGTGCCCCACAACATCGCCGCCCCTTGCGCGATGATCGGCACCTCGAACTTCTTCGAACTTGCCGTGGCCGTGGCCATCGGCCTGTTCGGTCTTTCCAGCGGGGCAGCGCTGGCGACCGTCGTTGGGGTGCTGGTGGAAGTGCCGGTCATGCTCTCCCTGGTCGCCTATGCAAACCGCACACGCGACCGCTTTCCCGAATCCTGA
- the arsC gene encoding arsenate reductase (glutaredoxin) (This arsenate reductase requires both glutathione and glutaredoxin to convert arsenate to arsenite, after which the efflux transporter formed by ArsA and ArsB can extrude the arsenite from the cell, providing resistance.) has protein sequence MSSDVIIYHNPECGTSRNTLAMIRNAGIEPHVIEYRKTPPSRAMLESLIARAGLEPRALLREKGTPYAELGLGDPTLSDTQIVDAMMEHPILINRPLVASPLGVRLCRPSEEVLDILPAPQAGAFVKEDGEQVIGADGERIR, from the coding sequence ATGAGCAGCGACGTCATCATCTATCACAACCCGGAATGCGGCACCTCACGCAATACGCTGGCGATGATCCGCAATGCCGGCATCGAACCGCATGTGATCGAATATCGCAAAACGCCGCCAAGCCGGGCCATGCTCGAAAGCCTGATCGCAAGGGCGGGGCTCGAACCGCGCGCGCTGCTGCGGGAGAAAGGCACGCCCTATGCCGAACTGGGCCTGGGTGATCCGACGCTCAGCGATACGCAGATCGTGGATGCGATGATGGAGCATCCGATCCTGATCAATCGTCCGCTGGTGGCCTCCCCGCTCGGGGTCAGGCTGTGTCGGCCTTCGGAAGAGGTTCTGGATATCCTCCCCGCGCCGCAGGCCGGCGCCTTCGTGAAAGAGGACGGAGAGCAAGTCATCGGCGCCGATGGCGAGCGCATTCGTTGA
- a CDS encoding ArsR/SmtB family transcription factor produces MTSSTAVDALGALAQEHRLALFRLLVQAGDRGMAAGGIADALGVPNSSLSFHLSHLTRAGLIAQRREGRSIIYTADYAAMDALMGYLLENCCGGAPCTPLPAGTGPIASTSKEAEEPA; encoded by the coding sequence ATGACGTCTTCGACCGCGGTGGATGCGCTCGGCGCGCTGGCGCAGGAGCACCGTCTGGCCCTGTTTCGCCTGCTTGTTCAGGCGGGCGATCGGGGCATGGCAGCAGGGGGCATCGCCGATGCGCTCGGCGTGCCGAATTCATCGCTCTCGTTCCATCTTTCACATCTGACGCGGGCCGGGCTGATCGCGCAACGTCGGGAAGGGCGCTCGATCATCTATACGGCCGATTATGCCGCGATGGACGCGCTGATGGGCTATCTTCTGGAGAACTGCTGTGGCGGTGCTCCCTGCACGCCCCTGCCTGCCGGCACGGGCCCCATCGCAAGCACCAGCAAGGAGGCGGAAGAACCCGCATGA